DNA sequence from the Bacteroidales bacterium genome:
GCCTCTGTTCCGGCGAAACAGGCTGATCACTTCCTCCGGACTGATGGTGCACTGATAAGTCAGTCCGTGGTTTTTGGCTTTTCTGACAGAGCGCTTTATATTTTCGGAATAGGAAGCCGCCAGCCGGTCATAGGATTCGTTCAACGATAATTCGTGGTTACGGTTCCTGCTCACGGAAAAATCCGGCAGAGTCAATTTATTAAAGGAATTCAGGCTGATCTCGATCAGTCGGAACCGGGAAGGAATTGCAGCCAGAAAGTGATTAACGGTGTTTTCGGTTATCGGACTTCTGGAAAAAATGCCGAGCTGTTGCGTAAAAAATGGCTGGTACAGATAAGATATTCCTGCTTTTTTCTTCCAGGTAAGGGGGAAGACCCGCTCATAATCATCCTCAACCAGCGCATCCCATTCCTCCGATACCAGGTCCAGGTACCAGGAATATCCATAGATCAGACCGTTGAAGGACTCCTGGATACACCGATCCCATTTTGTTTTATCAATATCGCTATGATGGAGATAATGGATCATCAAGTGGACTGACCTGGTTGGTACCCGCTAAGGTATGGAACTTTATGTTTTGTTTGAAAAAAGTACGGTTACCAGGGTAACATTTTCGGGGGTTATCGTATTAACAATAAAAACCATGAAAGGAAACCAGTTGCTGGTCAGGAAAAGTTATCTTTTCAGCCTGCTGATCATTGAACTTTACAAGATCCTGCATTACAAGCATCGGGAAGATGTCATGTCGAAGCACATTCTGATCAAGGGGACATCGATCGGTTCCTGTCTGGAAGTGGGACAGGATGCCACATCGGATGAGGAGCAGTATGTGCAGCTGACCATTGCCTATGAGTATGCCCGGGAGACGCACTATCACATCCGGCTGATCCGTGACAGTCACCTGGTAGATGAGGAGGTGAGTGTGGTGATGCTGGTCGAATGTGAGGAACTGATGATGATGATCAAAAAACTGCTCCAAAAGATGGAGCGCACGATGCCTTCCTGTCAGTGGAATTAAACCACCTGCAAATCAACTATCCAGTGCATGAAGGATCATTTTTTCATACACTGTTCGCCACCCTTTCCATCTTTTCTGATCACCCAGTGTCTCATTGTGCCATATGCTGATGAAAATCCCGTTGACCGCTTTGATCTCGCCGATGAGGACATTGATGACTTCCGATGCCTGTTCAGGGGAGAGGTTCTTATAGTCCCTGAGGGTTCCATCCATTACCGTGAATGGATAAATTCGCAGGGAGGTCGATTTGTCGTCATAAAGATCATAAAACAGGTAAGGAGTGCAAATGCTTGCCCTGAAGCCTGGTTCCTGGGCATACCCCATGGTGAAATCGCATTCAATGCCTGAACTGATCAGATTCCTGAAGGTGTAAGGCATGGTGATCCGGAGGAAGTGCTCACGGCTGATGGTCACCTTGCGGTTGATGATGGAAGCCAGCCGCAATATTTCCGACTTCAGTCGTGCAGGGTGATCATGTGAAGCATAGGAAGGATGGATGCCGATCGTATGCTCCGCGGCCAGCCGGGCCACCAGTTCCCTGAAATGCTTGTTGCGGGGGGAAAGGTTTTTGTCGTAGGGTCCATAATCTCCCAGAAGGATAAAGAAGTAGGGTGAAAGATCAAATTTTTTATGAAGGATTGACAGGTAGCCGTATGTGTCAAAAGGGTCGCTCAACCCTCCTTGAATCACGTGGCAGCGTTCTTTCATTTCGCTGAGATCACCCCTTGAAAGCGACCGAAGGAAACCTCCGGCTGTCCTCCAGAAGCCTTTGTGACGATATGCATATGCAGAGTCAATGTCAATGGTCGGAAGGAACCTGAACGATCTGGCGCTGAATACAAGGTTGGGGAAATGAATCAGGAGGATATCCTTCAGCTTCAGCGCCCAGATGTTCACGACGGGCTTATCAAGGAAATTTTCCTTAAAGGCAATGCTGTGAAGGGGATTGAACCTTCCGTGCTGATCTTTGTAAACCGTTTCATATTCTTCATAACGGGTGACCAGGTAAAAACTGGCGGCAAACAGGTCAAAAGGAAAGGCCGAATTTTGATCCTGAATGGGGAAAAGCACCTTTGATCCGCTGATTTCAACACATTCCGGAACCGGGCTGTCCGTACCTTTTTCAAACAGAAGCGGCACCGCCCTGATAAAAAGTTCGTCTTCCAGTGGCTGGATGCCATAGGAAAATTTGGGGCCCGACCAGGTGAGAAAATGCCCGGAATCTGACGTCAGCAAATATTCCGTGCCGAAAAGATCATGAAAGAAAAGATGGAATATGTACCTGACGCGGTTGGTTTGTTGTTCCGTATGGATGAGGATCATCAGCAGGTGGCGGTTATCGTGAATGTGTTGAAAAATTAACGGGGCAAGGTAAGCAAAATTGAGTATTTTTGGAAGCAATTCGTTCCCCAAAAAAACACCTGATGGAGAATTTTATTGTTTCGGCGCGCAAATACAGACCTCAGACCTTTGACACGGTGATAGGGCAACAGGCCATCACCACCACGCTTAAGAATGCCATCCGCAACCATCAGCTTGCCCAGGCTTTTTTGTTCTGCGGACCGCGAGGTGTGGGAAAGACCACCTGTGCCCGGATACTTGCCAAGACCATCAATTGTGAACATCTTTCTGCCGATATTGTACCCTGTGATGCCTGTGAATCCTGCCTTTCGTTCAATGCCTCTGCCTCTTTCAACATTCACGAGCTGGACGCTGCCTCAAACAATTCGGTGGATGACATCCGCAACCTGGTTGACCAGGTGAGGATACCGCCTCAGGTGGGCAGGTATAAGGTCTATATCATTGATGAGGTGCACATGCTGTCTCAGCAGGCTTTTAATGCCTTTCTCAAGACACTGGAGGAACCGCCGGCCTATGCCAAGTTCATACTGGCCACCACGGAAAAACACAAGATCATCCCCACCATTCTTTCCAGGTGCCAGATCTATGATTTTAAACGGATCTCGGTGGAGGATATCACACAGCAACTGATAACGGTAGCTCAGAGCGAACAGGTTGCTTTTGATCCGGATGCCTTGCGGATCATTGCCCAAAAAGCTGACGGTGCCATGCGCGATGCGCTTTCCATGTTTGACCAGATCGTGAGTTTTTCAGGAAGCCAACTGACCTATGAAACGGTGATCAGCAACCTCAATGTGCTCGACTATGACTATTATTTTAAAATGACCGATAGCATCCTGCAAGCCGATATTTCTTCTTCACTCTTGATCCTCAATGAAATACTGGATAATGGATTCGATGGGCAGCATTTCCTGATCGGCATGGGAGAGCATCTGAGAAATTTACTGGTCTGTAAAGATCCCTCTACGGCAAAGTTACTGGAGACAGGTGAAGGACTTCGTGAGCGATATGTCGGCCAAAGCAGGAAATGCCTGGTCGATCTGTTGCTTAATGCATTGGATATCAATAATAAATGTGATC
Encoded proteins:
- a CDS encoding DNA polymerase III subunit gamma/tau, whose product is MENFIVSARKYRPQTFDTVIGQQAITTTLKNAIRNHQLAQAFLFCGPRGVGKTTCARILAKTINCEHLSADIVPCDACESCLSFNASASFNIHELDAASNNSVDDIRNLVDQVRIPPQVGRYKVYIIDEVHMLSQQAFNAFLKTLEEPPAYAKFILATTEKHKIIPTILSRCQIYDFKRISVEDITQQLITVAQSEQVAFDPDALRIIAQKADGAMRDALSMFDQIVSFSGSQLTYETVISNLNVLDYDYYFKMTDSILQADISSSLLILNEILDNGFDGQHFLIGMGEHLRNLLVCKDPSTAKLLETGEGLRERYVGQSRKCLVDLLLNALDINNKCDLNYKVSNNKRLHLEIALMQMCSLSGKDDRYKMQAEKTVQPAEQKPEPVNAPVVPKEFKVPVESPPQQSPARGSSVKTGCGVSIKEKIAISKEGDTANGNNPEYPTVRFEDSFDQIQLEEAWSVYASTIADTFPNLHSTLTKRKPVLQDDFAIELTIDNKVQEDELNDKKQDMLGFLRARLKNDRILLSTRIYANAQDQRPYTPLEKYKRMAEKNPDLIHFKDQLGLEIDF
- a CDS encoding GNAT family N-acetyltransferase, encoding MIHYLHHSDIDKTKWDRCIQESFNGLIYGYSWYLDLVSEEWDALVEDDYERVFPLTWKKKAGISYLYQPFFTQQLGIFSRSPITENTVNHFLAAIPSRFRLIEISLNSFNKLTLPDFSVSRNRNHELSLNESYDRLAASYSENIKRSVRKAKNHGLTYQCTISPEEVISLFRRNRGRTVRTLKEKDYRRFRRLVYTCIHNGKAQTWGAYSPDNQLCAGIIFLFGHKRVIFLFSGLAPYGREHGAMPFLIDAFIQQHAQSYLTLDFEGSNDPDLARFYKSFGSKEVFYPFIRKNKLPWVVRMLKNLQAAI
- a CDS encoding four helix bundle protein, which codes for MKGNQLLVRKSYLFSLLIIELYKILHYKHREDVMSKHILIKGTSIGSCLEVGQDATSDEEQYVQLTIAYEYARETHYHIRLIRDSHLVDEEVSVVMLVECEELMMMIKKLLQKMERTMPSCQWN
- a CDS encoding polysaccharide deacetylase family protein produces the protein MILIHTEQQTNRVRYIFHLFFHDLFGTEYLLTSDSGHFLTWSGPKFSYGIQPLEDELFIRAVPLLFEKGTDSPVPECVEISGSKVLFPIQDQNSAFPFDLFAASFYLVTRYEEYETVYKDQHGRFNPLHSIAFKENFLDKPVVNIWALKLKDILLIHFPNLVFSARSFRFLPTIDIDSAYAYRHKGFWRTAGGFLRSLSRGDLSEMKERCHVIQGGLSDPFDTYGYLSILHKKFDLSPYFFILLGDYGPYDKNLSPRNKHFRELVARLAAEHTIGIHPSYASHDHPARLKSEILRLASIINRKVTISREHFLRITMPYTFRNLISSGIECDFTMGYAQEPGFRASICTPYLFYDLYDDKSTSLRIYPFTVMDGTLRDYKNLSPEQASEVINVLIGEIKAVNGIFISIWHNETLGDQKRWKGWRTVYEKMILHALDS